In one Capricornis sumatraensis isolate serow.1 chromosome 1, serow.2, whole genome shotgun sequence genomic region, the following are encoded:
- the IL1RN gene encoding interleukin-1 receptor antagonist protein isoform X4: protein MQAFRIWDVNQKIFYLRNNQLVAGYLQEANIKLEEKIDVVPIEPHTMFLGIHGGKLCLACVKSGDEIKLKLEAVNITDLNQNREQDKRFAFIRSDNGPTTSFESAACPGWFLCTSLEADQPVGLTNTPTEAIKVTRFYLQQD, encoded by the exons ATGCAAGCCTTCAG GATCTGGGATGTCAACCAGAAGATCTTCTACCTGAGGAATAACCAACTAGTTGCTGGATACTTGCAAGAAGCAAATATTAAATTAGAGG AGAAGATAGATGTGGTACCCATCGAACCTCATACTATGTTCCTGGGGATCCATGGGGGGAAGCTGTGCCTGGCCTGCGTCAAATCTGGAGATGAGATCAAGCTCAAGTTAGAG GCTGTGAACATCACCGACTTGAACCAGAACAGGGAGCAGGACAAGCGCTTCGCCTTCATCCGCTCTGACAACGGCCCCACCACCAGCTTCGAGTCGGCTGCCTGCCCCGGCTGGTTCCTCTGCACGTCACTGGAGGCCGACCAGCCCGTGGGCCTCACCAATACGCCCACAGAGGCCATCAAGGTCACCAGGTTCTACTTACAGCAGGACTAG
- the IL1RN gene encoding interleukin-1 receptor antagonist protein isoform X2 has protein sequence MQAFRWNSTHSGAKNSRERSNAHSSQELYSLTDPLSLSSWALQGHLMRCVLPAPFHRIWDVNQKIFYLRNNQLVAGYLQEANIKLEEKIDVVPIEPHTMFLGIHGGKLCLACVKSGDEIKLKLEAVNITDLNQNREQDKRFAFIRSDNGPTTSFESAACPGWFLCTSLEADQPVGLTNTPTEAIKVTRFYLQQD, from the exons ATGCAAGCCTTCAG ATGGAATTCAACTCATTCAGGAGCTAAGAATAGTCGTGAAAGGTCAAATGCTCATTCCAGCCAAGAACTTTACAGTTTGACTGACCCCCTCTCTCTGAGCTCATGGGCTCTTCAAGGTCACCTGATGAGATGCGTGTTGCCAGCCCCCTTTCACAG GATCTGGGATGTCAACCAGAAGATCTTCTACCTGAGGAATAACCAACTAGTTGCTGGATACTTGCAAGAAGCAAATATTAAATTAGAGG AGAAGATAGATGTGGTACCCATCGAACCTCATACTATGTTCCTGGGGATCCATGGGGGGAAGCTGTGCCTGGCCTGCGTCAAATCTGGAGATGAGATCAAGCTCAAGTTAGAG GCTGTGAACATCACCGACTTGAACCAGAACAGGGAGCAGGACAAGCGCTTCGCCTTCATCCGCTCTGACAACGGCCCCACCACCAGCTTCGAGTCGGCTGCCTGCCCCGGCTGGTTCCTCTGCACGTCACTGGAGGCCGACCAGCCCGTGGGCCTCACCAATACGCCCACAGAGGCCATCAAGGTCACCAGGTTCTACTTACAGCAGGACTAG
- the IL1RN gene encoding interleukin-1 receptor antagonist protein isoform X3, whose amino-acid sequence MDIYIHGYLICLLLFLFHSETACHPLGKRPCEMQAFRIWDVNQKIFYLRNNQLVAGYLQEANIKLEEKIDVVPIEPHTMFLGIHGGKLCLACVKSGDEIKLKLEAVNITDLNQNREQDKRFAFIRSDNGPTTSFESAACPGWFLCTSLEADQPVGLTNTPTEAIKVTRFYLQQD is encoded by the exons ATGGACATCTACATCCACGGTTACCTAAtctgtctcctcctcttcctgttcCATTCAGAAACAGCCTGCCACCCCCTGGGAAAGAGACCCTGCGAGATGCAAGCCTTCAG GATCTGGGATGTCAACCAGAAGATCTTCTACCTGAGGAATAACCAACTAGTTGCTGGATACTTGCAAGAAGCAAATATTAAATTAGAGG AGAAGATAGATGTGGTACCCATCGAACCTCATACTATGTTCCTGGGGATCCATGGGGGGAAGCTGTGCCTGGCCTGCGTCAAATCTGGAGATGAGATCAAGCTCAAGTTAGAG GCTGTGAACATCACCGACTTGAACCAGAACAGGGAGCAGGACAAGCGCTTCGCCTTCATCCGCTCTGACAACGGCCCCACCACCAGCTTCGAGTCGGCTGCCTGCCCCGGCTGGTTCCTCTGCACGTCACTGGAGGCCGACCAGCCCGTGGGCCTCACCAATACGCCCACAGAGGCCATCAAGGTCACCAGGTTCTACTTACAGCAGGACTAG
- the IL1RN gene encoding interleukin-1 receptor antagonist protein isoform X1, with protein MDIYIHGYLICLLLFLFHSETACHPLGKRPCEMQAFRWNSTHSGAKNSRERSNAHSSQELYSLTDPLSLSSWALQGHLMRCVLPAPFHRIWDVNQKIFYLRNNQLVAGYLQEANIKLEEKIDVVPIEPHTMFLGIHGGKLCLACVKSGDEIKLKLEAVNITDLNQNREQDKRFAFIRSDNGPTTSFESAACPGWFLCTSLEADQPVGLTNTPTEAIKVTRFYLQQD; from the exons ATGGACATCTACATCCACGGTTACCTAAtctgtctcctcctcttcctgttcCATTCAGAAACAGCCTGCCACCCCCTGGGAAAGAGACCCTGCGAGATGCAAGCCTTCAG ATGGAATTCAACTCATTCAGGAGCTAAGAATAGTCGTGAAAGGTCAAATGCTCATTCCAGCCAAGAACTTTACAGTTTGACTGACCCCCTCTCTCTGAGCTCATGGGCTCTTCAAGGTCACCTGATGAGATGCGTGTTGCCAGCCCCCTTTCACAG GATCTGGGATGTCAACCAGAAGATCTTCTACCTGAGGAATAACCAACTAGTTGCTGGATACTTGCAAGAAGCAAATATTAAATTAGAGG AGAAGATAGATGTGGTACCCATCGAACCTCATACTATGTTCCTGGGGATCCATGGGGGGAAGCTGTGCCTGGCCTGCGTCAAATCTGGAGATGAGATCAAGCTCAAGTTAGAG GCTGTGAACATCACCGACTTGAACCAGAACAGGGAGCAGGACAAGCGCTTCGCCTTCATCCGCTCTGACAACGGCCCCACCACCAGCTTCGAGTCGGCTGCCTGCCCCGGCTGGTTCCTCTGCACGTCACTGGAGGCCGACCAGCCCGTGGGCCTCACCAATACGCCCACAGAGGCCATCAAGGTCACCAGGTTCTACTTACAGCAGGACTAG